In Erigeron canadensis isolate Cc75 chromosome 1, C_canadensis_v1, whole genome shotgun sequence, a single window of DNA contains:
- the LOC122585095 gene encoding uncharacterized protein LOC122585095 gives MDCLEEIFLNPNAPEGVNDEFVYEEPDDEFESPDVRAEFDYDHDVFYTKEVFDTHIDLVDWAQRTAKELGYVLVTRRSNATKGGEVKKVVLICNRGEKKISGQPGHPKGVPKLTVHSNW, from the exons atggATTGTTTGGAGGAAATTTTCTTAAATCCAAATGCGCCGGAAGGTGTAAATGACGAGTTTGTGTACGAAGAGCCCGATGACGAATTTGAATCCCCAGATGTCCGTGCTGAATTTGATTACGATCACGATGTTTTTTATACCAAGGAG gTGTTTGACACACACATAGATTTGGTAGACTGGGCTCAAAGAACGGCAAAggagcttggttatgtgttagtAACACGAAGATCAAATGCCACAAAAGGCGGAGAAGTTAAAAAGGTGGTCCTTATTTGCAACCGTGGTGAAAAAAAGATAAGCGGTCAACCGGGGCACCCAAAGGGAGTACCAAAATTGACTGTCCATTCAAATTGGTAG
- the LOC122588668 gene encoding uncharacterized protein LOC122588668, with the protein MPLVEIVGVTPTGKTFSIAHALIENEQHAAYTWVLQCLRSTLEEGFVVRVALTDRDLALMKAVKDVMPETKLILCKIHIWRNIELHANPSFGSKKDYGSLRHRWDKLVKSITVKEYAENEQRLKVFLADKPNLYKYLQIQWLASYKELFVSCWVDQHRNYRNYTTNRVESEHSLLKSVMHQKRLTFHRIVECVNSVVSGQYTEIKGSLEHCRQYNQNKHNYPCLKDLLGKASHVALQIMVDEIDRLKNTLKGDVSKCGCTVWARCGLPCSYRLLTYMQERRRVQEYEIDAFWCRLDINPSTCLPGNVKKDSDDDEPVEDFCGEVTTNLERQPIKQRKSLMSKIKDLIYPGRSKIKDPEVQKKTRGRPIGSKKKMPDLNVSPPMPPPPKMKKSRSVHVTTPKYPDTAPDSGSCYRDFQSARHSDHVPTQSRFAEPDTELREDTRGYIDELIRSSQFSAAGPSNEPTTEPSFLDQLFGAAEPAYYHVPPTAPTGVMDQFFSADTYFPAGPSTPMPAAPSSYFDFFTTPTQPLMPPAPSPISPISAEQQLAALPVPPPNTRPLQTTGIKGYLDDIPNVFRPYVKGIINVSGDGNCGFRALAVALGYDENEGYEWIQLHMLAEYENNKQFYDELTRWGQAEARFFEGLSRFYVGVFRPTGYWMHMTMGAMLLSNRMGIVINCLSTAASWTSFPFTYGPDEMPRTEPISIALVHGHGHYIMVQLEGDYPMAPEIAYWVQDRVRPLVSKWKDLYRHRQLAYNRYIDATKPPPIYMGTVDSSD; encoded by the exons ATGCCGCTTGTTGAGATTGTGGGTGTCACTCCAACTGGCAAGACATTCAGCATTGCGCACGCACTTATTGAAAATGAGCAACATGCGGCATACACATGGGTGTTACAGTGCTTGAGGTCGACACTCGAAGAAGGGTTCGTCGTGCGTGTGGCACTCACTGATCGGGATCTGGCCCTCATGAAAGCGGTTAAGGATGTGATGCCGGAAACGAAGCTGATACTGTGTAAAATACACATTTGGAGGAATATTGAGTTACATGCCAACCCATCGTTTGGGTCAAAAAAAGATTATGGTTCGCTTAGACACCGGTGGGATAAACTCGTAAAGTCAATCACGGTTAAAGAATACGCAGAGAATGAGCAGCGGCTAAAAGTATTCTTGGCAGATAAACCAA ATCTTTATAAGTATCTACAAATACAGTGGCTTGCCTCGTACAAGGAGTTATTTGTGTCATGTTGGGTCGACCAACACCGCAACTAtcgtaactacactaccaacagGGTTGAGAGCGAGCATTCTTTGCTGAAGTCAGTTATGCATCAAAAGCGGCTTACGTTCCACAGAATCGTTGAATGTGTTAACTCTGTTGTCAGCGGGCAATACACCGAAATAAAGGGGTCACTGGAACATTGCAGGCAgtacaatcaaaataaacacaactaTCCTTGTTTAAAGGATTTACTCGGTAAAGCCTCCCATGTAGCCTTGCAAATTATGGTTGACGAAATTGATCGATTGAAAAATACACTAAAAGGGGACGTGTCAAAGTGCGGGTGTACAGTATGGGCTAGATGTGGCTTGCCATGTAGTTATCGACTTCTAACATACATGCAGGAAC GAAGGCGTGttcaagaatatgagatagaTGCATTTTGGTGCAGGCTCGATATAAACCCGTCCACCTGCCTGCCTGGAAATGTGAAGAAAGACTCGGATGATGACGAGCCTGTTGAGGACTTTTGTGGCGAGGTTACTACTAACTTGGAACGACAACCCATAAAACAAAGGAAAAGCTTGATGTCAAAAATAAAGGACCTCATCTATCCGGGTCGGTCCAAAATCAAGGATCCGGAGGTCCAAAAGAAAACACGTGGTAGACCAATTGGgtcaaaaaaaaag ATGCCAGACTTGAACGTATCACCTCcgatgccaccaccaccaaagatGAAAAAGTCGAGGTCCGTGCACGTGACAACACCTAAGTATCCGGATACCGCACCAGACTCAGGCTCATGCTACAGAGACTTTCAGTCGGCGAGACACAGTGACCATGTGCCCACGCAGTCACGTTTCGCGGAGCCTGACACCGAATTACGGGAGGACACCCGTGGATATATTGATGAGTTGATCCGATCGTCACAATTTTCAGCAGCAGGGCCGAGTAATGAGCCTACAACCGAACCCTCATTCTTAGATCAGTTGTTCGGCGCAGCCGAACCCGCGTACTATCATGTGCCACCAACAGCACCAACAGGCGTAATGGATCAGTTCTTCAGTGCCGATACTTATTTTCCTGCAGGTCCTAGCACTCCGATGCCAGCTGCACCATCATCGTACTTTGATTTTTTCACTACGCCCACACAACCTTTGATGCCACCAGCACCATCACCAATATCTCCCATATCAGCTGAGCAGCAATTGGCTGCTCTACCAGTACCACCACCTAACACTCGCCCACTGCAGACGACGGGTATAAAGGGTTACCTTGATGACATACCGAATGTATTTAGACCATACGTCAAGGGGATTATTAATGTCAGTGGTGATGGCAACTGTGGATTCCGGGCACTTGCTGTTGCATTGGGGTACGATGAAAACGAAGGTTACGAGTGGATCCAACTACATATGTTGGCCGAGTATGAAAACAACAAACAATTCTACGATGAACTAACAAGATGGGGACAGGCTGAAGCGAGGTTTTTTGAGGGGTTATCAAGGTTTTATGTAGGGGTGTTTAGACCAACTGGCTACTGGATGCACATGACTATGGGGGCCATGTTGTTGTCCAACAGGATGGGTATAGTAATTAACTGTTTATCTACTGCCGCCAGTTGGACTTCGTTCCCATTTACCTATGGTCCTGATGAGATGCCTAGGACAGAGCCCATATCAATAGCATTAGTACATGGTCACGGTCACTATATCATGGTGCAGTTGGAAGGTGACTACCCGATGGCCCCGGAGATCGCATATTGGGTACAGGATCGTGTAAGGCCTCTCGTGAGCAAATGGAAAGATTTGTACCGACACCGCCAGTTAGCCtacaatagatatatagatgcaaCAAAACCTCCTCCCATCTATATGGGAACAGTGGACTCATCTGATTAG
- the LOC122588673 gene encoding uncharacterized protein LOC122588673: MQLAYIGRESQNSNLSILQHGGAETNKTNRSKQAVGTQGRRSISLAHDRALAKHHNEKKEGPPPTWESTWAATHRLQPPEVASRLEAAQVRHSQDPAPTPPTQLFPEAFGSRSGHQRGLGRILRGFGSHDFPVELPQPHYGPPEGQSGSYSVPSGSSSGPSGSYSGPSGSQPFGYYVDLNQPGDEYFDPRQLWDGTSAHYGPPSGEFGSLSDMSGFFSGTGSVSGPGVGDDNAGEDDDGSSD, from the exons ATGCAGCTAGCATATATAGGCAGagaaagtcaaaattcaaatctcAGCATTTTACAGCACGGGGGT GCCGAGACAAACAAGACAAACCGGTCCAAACAGGCGGTGGGGACTCAGGGTCGGCGATCTATTTCTCTTGCCCACGATCGGGCGTTG GCCAAGCACCATAACGAAAAGAAGGAGGGGCCACCGCCCACGTGGGAGTCGACTTGGGCGGCAACCCACAGACTACAACCTCCGGAAGTTGCG TCCCGTCTGGAAGCTGCGCAGGTGAGACATTCACAGGATCCTGCACCGACACCTCCAACCCAGTTGTTCCCGGAAGCGTTTGGATCGCGATCGGGACATCAGCGCGGACTAGGGAGGATTCTCAGGGGTTTCGGATCCCATGATTTCCCTGTTGAGTTACCGCAACCACATTATGGACCTCCGGAAGGCCAATCTGGATCGTATTCTGTCCCGTCTGGATCCTCCTCCGGCCCGTCTGGATCCTATTCTGGCCCCTCTGGATCCCAACCTTTCGGCTACTATGTTGACTTGAACCAGCCTGGTGATGAGTATTTCGATCCCCGCCAGTTATGGGATGGAACATCGGCGCATTATGGACCTCCATCAGGGGAATTTGGTAGCTTGTCGGATATGAGTGGATTTTTTAGTGGAACAGGCTCTGTATCCGGACCAGGTGTGGGTGATGATAATGCCGGTGAGGACGACGACGGTTCCAGTGATTag